The following are from one region of the Populus trichocarpa isolate Nisqually-1 chromosome 8, P.trichocarpa_v4.1, whole genome shotgun sequence genome:
- the LOC7460657 gene encoding endoglucanase 12, with translation MHSANHWGGSLEIYNGAESTTDDEKSRNMEWDKAALQPQHHHLDETQQSWLLYPQETKKKKHVDLGCVACSHKALKWTLYAFVFALLVIALPIILVKTLPKHNSKPPPPDNYTLALRKALLFFNAQKSGKLHKNNGIPWRGDSGLQDGNGTDFSKAGLVGGYYDAGDNTKFHFPMAFAMTMLSWSVIEYRQKYEAIGEYQHTRDLIRWGTDYLLLTFNSSASKIDKIYCQVGGSRNGSILPDDHYCWQRPEDMDYPRPTQVVNSGADLAGEMAAALAAASIVFRDNEAYSKKLVRGAVTVYDFARDGGRRGAYSSGNDYIQPYYNSTGYYDEYIWGATWLYYATGNITYIKLATEPGFSKHSKALLSIPDLSVLSWDNKLPAAMLLLTRYRIFLNPGYPYEEMLHMYHQKTELNMCSYFQQFDVFNWTKGGMIQLNHGTPQPLQYVANAAFLASLYVDYLNATRVPGLNCGPKFISLDLLRSFATSQINYILGDNPMKMSYVVGYGTKFPRHVHHRGASTPSDKTRYSCTGGWKWRDSSKPNPHNITGAMVGGPDRFDQFRDVRTNYNFTEPTLAGNAGLVAALASLTSSGGIGIDKNSIFTAVPPLYPPSPPSPPAWKP, from the exons atgcatTCAGCAAATCATTGGGGGGGGTCGCTGGAGATTTACAATGGAGCAGAATCAACAACCGACGATGAGAAGAGTCGCAACATGGAGTGGGACAAGGCAGCCTTGCAACCCCAGCATCATCATCTAGACGAGACACAGCAGAGCTGGTTATTGTACCCTCAAGAGACCAAGAAAAAGAAGCACGTAGACTTGGGTTGCGTAGCCTGTAGCCACAAAGCCTTGAAGTGGACTCTCTATGCCTTTGTTTTTGCGCTTCTTGTTATTGCACTCCCTATCATCCTAGTCAAGACTTTGCCAAAGCACAACTCTAAGCCTCCTCCTCCAGACAATTACACTCTTGCCCTCCGAAAggctcttctcttcttcaatgCCCAAAAAT CTGGTAAATTGCACAAGAACAACGGAATTCCATGGAGAGGAGATTCAGGGCTACAAGATGGAAATGGTACTGATTTTTCTAAAGCAGGTCTTGTTGGAGGATACTATGATGCTGGAGACAACACCAAGTTTCATTTTCCCATGGCATTTGCCATGACTATGTTGAGCTGGAGTGTCATTGAATACAGACAGAAGTATGAGGCCATTGGCGAGTACCAGCATACCAGAGATCTAATCAGGTGGGGTACTGATTACTTGCTATTAACCTTCAACTCCAGTGCCagcaaaattgacaaaatttacTGCCAG GTTGGTGGATCTCGAAATGGCTCGATACTTCCAGATGATCATTACTGCTGGCAAAGACCTGAAGATATGGACTATCCGAGGCCTACCCAAGTTGTAAATTCAGGCGCTGACCTTGCCGGAgaaatggcagcagccttggcTGCAGCCTCAATAGTATTCCGAGACAATGAGGCCTATTCAAAAAAGCTTGTAAGAGGTGCAGTGACAGTATATGACTTTGCCAGGGATGGTGGAAGACGGGGAGCATATTCTTCTGGGAATGATTACATTCAACCTTACTACAACTCCACTGGCTATTATGATGAGTACATTTGGGGTGCTACTTGGTTGTACTACGCCACAGGAAACATCACCTATATTAAATTGGCAACTGAACCAGGCTTCTCTAAGCACTCCAAAGCACTTTTAAGTATTCCTGACTTGAGTGTACTGAGTTGGGACAACAAGTTACCAGCAGCTATGCTGCTGTTAACAAGGTACAGGATATTCTTGAATCCAGGATATCCATATGAGGAGATGTTGCATATGTATCATCAAAAGACAGAACTTAACATGTGTTCTTATTTTCAGCAATTCGATGTATTCAACTGGACTAAAG GAGGAATGATCCAACTGAACCATGGAACGCCACAACCTCTTCAGTATGTGGCTAATGCTGCCTTCTTAGCATCACTCTATGTCGATTATCTGAATGCCACTAGAGTTCCAGGACTCAATTGTGGTCCCAAATTTATCTCACTGGACCTTCTTCGGAGTTTCGCCACGTCACAG ATCAACTACATTCTAGGTGATAACCCCATGAAAATGAGCTATGTGGTGGGGTATGGGACCAAGTTTCCCAGGCATGTTCATCACCGTGGAGCATCAACACCCAGTGACAAAACAAGGTATTCGTGCACAGGCGGATGGAAGTGGCGTGACAGCTCCAAGCCCAATCCTCACAACATTACAGGAGCCATGGTTGGAGGGCCTGATAGGTTTGACCAGTTCCGTGATGTTCGCACTAATTACAACTTTACCGAACCAACTTTAGCTGGAAATGCAGGACTAGTTGCTGCGCTTGCATCCTTGACAAGCAGTGGTGGGATTGGCATCGATAAGAATTCAATCTTTACAGCAGTTCCACCGCTCTACCCTCCAAGCCCTCCATCTCCTCCAGCTTGGAAGCCTTGA